gcgttgaaatggtttttaatatggtatcagagccttgatgaccaaacagtcatgagttcgaatgtcaccatcctcatttatttgatatgaTGGTTTCtataagtttcaagctcaaacgCTTTCACTTAAAAGAAtgtgttgaaaaataatataaattatattttggaacttcacctaacaatttaaagaTTTGGATTGCGATGGTTATTTGACATAGTATAAACCTGCCCCTCGACTTAGTAAGTTTAATCAATACTTGCCaagaatctcaagaaaacgttttGCAATATTAGGGAGGCATAGAATACAGAACATTGCTGAAACAAAGGATGCAACATACATAATCTATAGTTATATAAGCATACAAAGGTGGATCCATTCAAATGCAAACAGCACAGTATACAGAGCTAAAAGGCATGAGAAATGGAAGCAGAACTGAGCAATTAGATTACCCTGCTTCTTTGTCGGGTTCCAAATTGATATTAAGCCTTGTTTAATAATTAGATTAACCCAACTACCCTTCTCTGTCACTTCTCTCTCCCCTAAGCCAGCATCTTGTAAAGCTTTCCCAATTGCTTTCTCCATGTCCAGTTGCCTTGTCGCCTAAAGTCAGACTTCCTGTGATTAATATCTCTTTCTACATATAGACCAATGTTTCAACTGATGGATAGCGAGTCCGTTAagcattttaaatttactttattCAACACATCAGCTGAACCTACCTCTAGTTTTGATTGATAAGAGGCAAATGATGCTAGTTGCTGTGGACTCATCTCTGCCATTAGGACTTCTCGTTCAGCTGATGTCTcaagaattttaaatatttttgctcCTTCTTCACTATCAATATCAGTATATATGTTAGAACTTTTCATCCCTCTTTGAAACTCAGAAACAATACCCTCTATAGTAACTGAACGCCTGCAGCATAGAAAAAAAGCATCAATTATGATATTGTATTTAGCTAGAAATCTAAACAAATTTTGGCCACTTTATTAGATTGGAAAATCCTTACAAATATGAAGTGATCATGCTGATTTGGAGTGGCAATGTTTTCTCTttaggaaagggaaaaaaactaaattaaatatactAGGCTGAtctatcaaaaaaacaaaatggctaTGTCAGTAGAATGGAAGTCACCTCTGGTTATTCAATTGCACCAGTTTAGCCCCCATTCTCTCTGATCTCACAATAGTTCTGTCGCCATTACTTAATTTCGAGAGGTAGTTGCTGATGGagtgtaattatatataaaaaaaattaaatatttgtagAAGTAATTAAAATGTAGTGGCAAGACTGGATGCAACATGTTGTTGATACCTAAACCAaatcagatttatttttaactgaaTCAATGTGGCCTAGGCCTACTTGATTgtgtttaaattgaaaaacctcAATTTAGTCTCCAAATATACAATGTCATCATTAATTGTGTTTcatgtcttttaattttatcaattttatttcaaacataacTTATATTCGAAAATAagtcattattcaatattgatgattaataataaattttgtataatttgcatAGGATTCTCTCATTCTCGTCAATTAATCCCAAAGCGAGGTTCCAAGATAAGCCTCAACAAaccttattttgttattttaaaacactAGATCTACCACACTCCAAAATATTCATATATCTCTTGTTTTATAGCATCTAATAGTGTTCTTGAGGACTCAAGCAGTGTAAAACGTTGAAACCAGGAGCATCATTAAGTGACATAAAAGTTCTCTAAATAGTtggaaaatatatgaaaaaaaagaaaaaaaattgaacactaATAAAGTAGAGAATTTGatagaattttaatttctacTCAAAATTCGAGTGAAATCTCCGGTCAATGCAATTGTATTATCTTTGATCTCTAGATTTACAtactgtttttattattaattttagtcgaaagtttttattagaaaaccCAAAACTATACCTGGATTTACAATtcatacaaaaattattgatatttaatttagaaaaaaaaaaatattgttacctTAAGCGCAAGTAATAGCTGTAAGACTATGGATGCAACAAGTTTTTGCTTAATTCAGTACACTCCTTACACCTATCCCCTGAGATGATTGGACTGAAGGTGTCATAATAGTCAATGACTGGGCGTTGATGAAATCCTTTGACTAGAGTTAGGAGGTAGGAGTTGCCAGGTTCCATTTCGAATAAGAGCATTATATGCTTCTGACATGGCTTGATGCCATTTTGGATCTTTGAGTGCCTGTGCTTATGTCATGGGTTCAAGATCAGAATTCTTGGATAACGAGGTGTGAAGATTCAGTTTTTGAAGAGGTTCGTTAATGTTATTCTTGGCCCTTGTTTGCATGGGATGGTTCGATTGGGTAGCTGTTGGTAGGTTATTTGTGGTACTTATTTGAGGTGTCTGGTTTTGGATAATGGTTGTGTTGAGTGGAGAAGTTTCAGAGTCAGGGGTTGTAACGTGTGTGACTGTTGGAGCTTCATTGCGGAGTTGCTGGTGAGGGCCACCTACAGATGGTGGTATGAGTGTTGGAGTGACAGTGCTGAGTATGATAATTGGTGGTAGACATGTAGAGACTGTGGATGATTCGGGTCGTTGAGCTTGTGTAAGAGTTGATTTAAAAGGGAAAATTGATTCAATAAACTTGACATGCcttgaaacaaaattttttaacgTTGATGGATCATAGCAGAGATAGGCACTTTGAGTTAGAGAATACCCAAAAAAGATACATGGTTTATAACGAGGTTCCAATTTATGAGAGGTATAAGGACGAAGCCAAGAGTAGGATGTCCAAATCGGTGATACCAGTTGAATGAGGTGGTTTTGATGATGGAAAAGGCAAATAGAGGTGTGGATGTTGGCCACTCATAAACACCATCCTTAGCTTTACCCATCAAAAGCATTGCTCCTGTGTGAAGATCcttgacaagaaaaataaattgtaagaaTTCAATGGAAGCATTACTTGAAATGCAGAATTTAGAAatggaaattaaatttcttgCAATGTTGGGTACACAGAGAACATTGGTCAAAGAAAACTGAGTATTGGAGTTGTGAAGAGAGGTAGAACCAGTTTGTGTTATTGGAAGTCCTGTGCCATCTCCAATCATAATGTCGTTAGATCCATTGTATGGAGCATGAATTGGAGCATGAATTGAGAGGTTGTTTAAATCGGAGGTAACATGATGAGAAGCACCACTATCTCACAGCCAAGCTGGATTGTGGTTAGAGTTGGTAGCAAAGTGTGCTTTTGGTTGCAAGGGTGAGTTTGACATTGCTGAAGTGTGCTGCAATAGGTATGAATTTGAAAGAGCGACAGTACTTAG
This genomic stretch from Populus alba chromosome 19, ASM523922v2, whole genome shotgun sequence harbors:
- the LOC140955160 gene encoding uncharacterized protein encodes the protein MSFIAQAQTSKEAWTILADTYAKPSCGRIKQVKNQLKQITKGSMGVSEFLQTMKARDDELAILGALVDIEDLLERILEGLGAEYKELARAVQAQDTPISFDELHEKLLNFEASLRSVTIEGIVSEFQRGMKSSNIYTDIDSEEGAKIFKILETSAEREVLMAEMSPQQLASFASYQSKLEATRQLDMEKAIGKALQDAGLGEREVTEKGSWVNLIIKQGLISIWNPTKKQGNLIAQFCFHFSCLLALYTVLFAFEWIHLCMLI